The Ahaetulla prasina isolate Xishuangbanna chromosome 3, ASM2864084v1, whole genome shotgun sequence genome window below encodes:
- the LOC131196106 gene encoding large ribosomal subunit protein eL32-like yields the protein MPALRPLIKPNIVKKRSKKFICYQSDHYVKIKRNWHKPKDIDNRIHRTFKSQILMPNIGYGSNKGGKKHVLTSGFQKLLVHNVKELEVLMMSNKSFCAEIAHNVSSKNWKIIVERAVQLAIESYQSKCQSAQK from the coding sequence ATGCCAGCTCTGAGGCCTCTCATCAAACCTAATATTGTCAAAAAGAGGAGCAAGAAGTTCATCTGTTATCAATCTGATCACTATGTCAAAATCAAGCGTAACTGGCACAAGCCAAAAGATATTGACAACAGAATTCACAGAACATTTAAGAGTCAGATCTTGATGCCCAACATTGGCTATGGGAGcaataagggggggaaaaaacacgtgCTGACCTCAGGATTCCAGAAGCTTCTTGTTCATAATGTCAAAGAGCTTGAGGTGCTAATGATGAGCAACAAGTCATTTTGCGCAGAAATTGCTCATAATGTTTCATCCAAGAACTGGAAGATAATTGTGGAGAGAGCAGTTCAGCTTGCTATCGAAAGTTACCAATCCAAATGCCAGTCTGCACAGAAATGA